In Numenius arquata chromosome 20, bNumArq3.hap1.1, whole genome shotgun sequence, the following proteins share a genomic window:
- the AURKAIP1 gene encoding small ribosomal subunit protein mS38, with protein sequence MLISQVTSQLLKASRIAGRLLPRSVSSFLCCHSTSAHYSTQPSNKSGAQPHQWYALDPELEEMLIPRKLSISPLESWLTVRYSLPKAEVLNAQEEVAYEPLQRYDCPPTDEGADVEEGEGGLSNKLQCKNVLKIRRRKMNRHKFKKLLKRRKFIRRRIKEGRKKKRQMKFEKDLERIWKRAGLKNPPAGWQTPKIFLKSSKR encoded by the exons ATGTTAATATCACAGGTGACTTCCCAGTTACTGAAGGCATCACGCATTGCAG GCCGCCTTTTGCCCAGGTCAGTGTCTTCCTTTCTTTGCTGTCACTCTACATCTGCGCACTATAGCACTCAGCCATCTAACAAGAGTGGAGCCCAGCCTCACCAGTGGTATGCCCTGGACCCTGAACTGGAAGAGATGCTGATCCCCAGAAAACTTTCCATCAGCCCCTTAGAAAGCTGGCTGACGGTTAGGTACTCCCTTCCTAAAGCAGAAGTCCTTAATGCTCAGGAAGAAGTGGCCTATGAACCTCTCCAGCGATATGACTGTCCCCCGACTGATGAGGGAGCTGAtgtggaggaaggagagggaggactTAGCAACAAGCTTCAATGTAAGAACGTTTTGAAGATTCGCAGAAGGAAAATGAATCGGCACAAATTCAAAAAGCTGCTAAAGAGAAGAAAGTTTATACGGAGGAGGATAAAGGAAGGTCGCAAGAAGAAACGTCAG atgAAATTTGAGAAAGATTTGGAGCGCATCTGGAAAAGAGCTGGTTTGAAAAATCCTCCTGCAGGATGGCAAACGCCCAAGATATTTCTGAAAAGTTCAAAGCGATAA